One stretch of Streptomyces peucetius DNA includes these proteins:
- a CDS encoding WGR domain-containing protein produces the protein MSRTKTYLELSQDDGTAHKFYEVVVEGTSVSVRYGRIGAAGQLQTSSFPTVEKAQAAAAKKIGEKVRKGYAPAVQGQRAARPVTRRQVTSAPSTARSTAPVLWRFRTGSAAFGIHIDEDRCWVGNQAGDVYTLGHDGEVLARYSLPDGVKCLVADDFWIYAGCDDGKVYDLSSKLPFAAYDIAADVDILWLDIREGVLKVSGVDGGLTVIDHEDEYQWARKSSGEHAWMVRADEQAVYHGHQRGVTAYCPDGSGELWHTPTTGAVLFGWQEDTSVYAGTARHVVQRLSKRTGTIEATFRCDTAVYSCATSPDGRYVFAGDSSSSVYCFAADGRRLWKLRTGDGSALSMQYHEEKLYMVTTEGSLVCMDASESAVASAQQGTVPVAKDVKSAAALPTYTPAASLRAVATVSSPPAGGVVVECVQVGGKLRVHVVSDGFEPSWNVQFPRGIREVGARYVVDALHPAQSGFYRVRGEIRRLV, from the coding sequence ATGTCGCGGACGAAGACGTATCTGGAGCTGTCGCAGGACGACGGCACGGCGCACAAGTTCTACGAGGTGGTCGTGGAGGGGACGTCCGTCTCGGTGCGCTACGGCCGGATCGGAGCTGCCGGACAGCTGCAGACGTCGTCCTTCCCGACCGTCGAGAAGGCGCAGGCCGCCGCGGCGAAGAAGATCGGCGAGAAGGTGCGCAAAGGGTACGCGCCCGCCGTGCAGGGACAGCGCGCCGCGCGTCCGGTGACGCGCCGCCAGGTGACGTCGGCGCCGTCCACCGCACGCTCCACGGCACCGGTCCTGTGGCGGTTCCGGACAGGCTCCGCCGCCTTCGGCATCCACATCGACGAGGACCGCTGCTGGGTGGGCAACCAGGCCGGTGACGTCTACACCCTCGGTCACGACGGTGAGGTACTGGCCCGGTACTCCCTGCCGGACGGCGTCAAGTGCCTGGTGGCGGACGACTTCTGGATCTACGCGGGCTGCGACGACGGCAAGGTGTACGACCTGTCGTCGAAGCTGCCGTTCGCCGCGTACGACATAGCGGCTGACGTCGACATCCTCTGGCTCGACATCAGGGAGGGCGTGCTCAAGGTCTCCGGCGTCGACGGCGGTCTCACCGTCATCGACCACGAGGACGAGTACCAGTGGGCCCGGAAGTCGTCCGGCGAGCACGCCTGGATGGTGCGGGCGGACGAACAGGCCGTGTACCACGGCCACCAGCGGGGCGTCACCGCGTACTGCCCCGACGGCAGCGGCGAGTTGTGGCACACGCCGACGACCGGCGCCGTGCTCTTCGGCTGGCAGGAGGACACCTCCGTATACGCCGGCACGGCCCGGCACGTGGTGCAGCGCCTGTCGAAGCGGACGGGCACCATCGAGGCCACGTTCCGCTGCGACACGGCGGTGTACTCGTGCGCCACCTCGCCGGACGGGCGGTACGTGTTCGCGGGCGACTCCTCGTCCTCGGTCTACTGCTTCGCCGCCGACGGCAGGCGCCTGTGGAAGCTCCGTACCGGCGACGGGTCCGCCCTGTCCATGCAGTACCACGAGGAGAAGCTGTACATGGTCACCACCGAGGGCTCGCTGGTGTGCATGGACGCGAGCGAGTCGGCGGTCGCCTCCGCCCAGCAGGGCACGGTCCCCGTCGCCAAGGACGTCAAGTCCGCCGCCGCGCTGCCGACCTACACCCCCGCGGCCTCCCTCAGGGCGGTGGCCACGGTTTCGTCACCACCGGCCGGCGGCGTCGTGGTGGAGTGCGTCCAGGTGGGCGGGAAGCTGCGGGTGCACGTCGTCTCGGACGGCTTCGAGCCCTCCTGGAACGTCCAGTTCCCCCGCGGGATACGCGAAGTGGGCGCACGGTACGTGGTGGACGCGCTGCACCCGGCGCAGTCCGGTTTCTACCGCGTGCGCGGCGAGATCCGCCGGCTGGTCTGA
- the glgB gene encoding 1,4-alpha-glucan branching enzyme yields the protein MTARPSSRKSPGPEVPHQPTETHSADTDTAVPAGPEPVRGTGERPASAGTDGRTGGPATEAGSADVTGAAGAVDAGGRSSGARKPPAGLGGRADTGQDAAGAGGDGSAAADGTSAVAAPDGGGEPAAGTGGARGSGRTKRARTGAAGSAVVTAEAVATVPEPVGPSEDAAGSADASRTARPVAAEAGPLQAGKGASRERRRGGAGSPGEGATAARAESAGRKPGASRRGASDKNAPAPAGTGRAPVGRTAGAGGATGDPAARAGAGASGPGKAGRGKAAGAPRPRDGRGVRAAQPLGGDDRARLLSGGHHDPHALLGAHSVRGGVQLRVLRPHALSVTVLAKGLRAQLNDDGDGLFSGVLPLLTTPEYRLLVTYEGHEDGFEVEDPYRFLPALGELDLHLIGEGRHEELWKALGAHPMTHQGVTGTRFTVWAPNARGVRVVGDFNFWNGTGFPMRSLGGTGVWELFLPEVGDGALYKFEIMRPDGSYTQRADPMARRTEVPPANASIVTESHHEWCDQEWMTHRADRLLHEAPLSVYEVHLPSWRPGLTYRQLAVQLPKYVKDLGFTHVEFMPVAEHPFGGSWGYQVTGFYAPTSRMGTPDDFRYLVDSLHRAGIGVLVDWVPAHFPRDDWALAEFDGRPLYEHSDPARAAHPDWGTLEFDYGRKEVRNFLVANATYWCEEFHIDGLRVDAVASMLYLDYSREDGQWSPNEHGGRENLDAVAFLQEMNATVYRRNPGVVTIAEESTAWNGVTRPTHHGGLGFGLKWNMGWMHDSLVYVSKEPVHRKYHHNEMTFSMVYAYSENYVLPISHDEVVHGKRALVSKMPGDWWQQRANHRAYLGFMWSHPGKQLLFMGQEFAQGAEWSEGHGPDWWLLDPSYAAEPDHRGVRDLVRELNVVYGETPALWQLDTVPEGFAWVDGGAWEDNVFAFLRFDKHGAPLLAVSNFSPVVRHDFRLGVPESVTAWKEVLNTDEERFGGSGVLNADPLKPEQVESHGRRASIAPTLPPLATIWFRPA from the coding sequence GTGACCGCCCGACCGTCGTCCCGCAAGTCCCCGGGACCGGAAGTCCCGCACCAGCCGACCGAGACGCACAGCGCAGACACCGACACCGCCGTGCCGGCCGGACCGGAGCCGGTGCGCGGCACGGGAGAACGCCCCGCCTCCGCCGGGACGGACGGGCGTACCGGCGGCCCGGCCACAGAGGCCGGCTCCGCGGACGTGACCGGGGCGGCCGGGGCGGTGGACGCCGGCGGCCGCTCGTCAGGCGCCCGGAAACCCCCCGCCGGCCTCGGCGGCCGGGCGGACACCGGGCAGGACGCGGCGGGAGCCGGCGGTGACGGCTCGGCGGCCGCGGACGGCACAAGTGCCGTGGCGGCGCCGGACGGTGGCGGCGAGCCGGCAGCCGGTACGGGAGGGGCACGGGGCTCCGGCCGTACGAAGCGTGCCCGGACGGGCGCGGCCGGCTCCGCCGTCGTCACCGCCGAGGCCGTCGCGACCGTACCGGAGCCGGTCGGCCCGAGCGAGGACGCGGCAGGTTCCGCGGACGCCTCGCGCACGGCCCGCCCGGTCGCCGCAGAGGCCGGGCCGTTGCAGGCCGGTAAGGGCGCCTCGCGGGAGAGGCGCCGAGGCGGCGCGGGTTCCCCGGGGGAAGGCGCCACCGCCGCCCGGGCGGAGAGCGCCGGCCGGAAGCCGGGCGCGAGCAGGCGCGGCGCGTCCGACAAGAACGCACCGGCGCCCGCCGGCACCGGGCGCGCCCCGGTCGGCAGAACCGCCGGGGCAGGCGGGGCGACGGGCGACCCGGCGGCCCGAGCCGGTGCCGGGGCGAGCGGCCCCGGGAAGGCCGGCCGGGGCAAGGCTGCGGGTGCGCCGCGGCCGCGTGACGGGCGCGGGGTCCGTGCGGCGCAGCCGCTCGGCGGCGACGACCGGGCCCGGCTCCTCAGCGGCGGCCACCACGATCCGCACGCGCTGCTCGGCGCCCATTCGGTGCGCGGCGGCGTCCAGTTGCGGGTGCTGCGCCCGCACGCCCTGTCCGTCACGGTCCTCGCCAAGGGCCTGCGCGCCCAGCTGAACGACGACGGCGACGGCCTCTTCTCCGGCGTGCTCCCGCTGCTCACCACCCCCGAGTACCGCCTCCTCGTCACCTACGAGGGCCACGAGGACGGCTTCGAGGTGGAGGACCCGTACCGCTTCCTGCCCGCGCTCGGCGAGCTCGATCTGCATCTGATCGGCGAGGGCCGGCACGAGGAGCTGTGGAAGGCGCTCGGCGCCCATCCGATGACCCATCAGGGCGTCACCGGCACGCGTTTCACCGTCTGGGCGCCCAATGCCCGTGGTGTGCGCGTGGTCGGCGACTTCAACTTCTGGAACGGCACCGGCTTCCCCATGCGCTCCCTCGGCGGTACCGGAGTGTGGGAGCTGTTCCTGCCCGAGGTCGGGGACGGCGCGCTCTACAAGTTCGAGATCATGCGCCCGGACGGCTCGTACACCCAGCGGGCCGACCCGATGGCCCGCCGTACCGAGGTGCCGCCGGCCAACGCGTCGATCGTGACCGAGTCGCACCACGAGTGGTGCGACCAGGAGTGGATGACGCACCGCGCCGACCGCCTCCTCCACGAGGCGCCGCTGTCCGTATACGAGGTGCATCTGCCGTCCTGGCGCCCGGGGCTGACCTACCGCCAGCTGGCCGTGCAGCTGCCGAAGTACGTGAAGGACCTCGGCTTCACCCATGTCGAGTTCATGCCGGTCGCCGAGCATCCGTTCGGCGGGTCCTGGGGCTACCAGGTGACCGGCTTCTACGCGCCGACGTCCCGGATGGGCACCCCCGACGACTTCCGGTACCTGGTGGACAGCCTGCACCGGGCGGGCATCGGTGTTCTGGTGGACTGGGTGCCGGCGCACTTCCCGCGGGACGACTGGGCGCTGGCGGAGTTCGACGGCCGTCCCCTGTACGAGCACAGCGACCCGGCGCGGGCGGCCCATCCCGACTGGGGGACGCTCGAGTTCGACTACGGGCGCAAGGAGGTGCGCAACTTCCTGGTGGCCAACGCGACGTACTGGTGCGAGGAGTTCCACATCGACGGGCTGCGGGTCGACGCGGTCGCCTCGATGCTCTATCTCGACTACTCGCGCGAGGACGGCCAGTGGTCGCCGAACGAGCACGGCGGCCGGGAGAACCTGGACGCCGTCGCCTTCCTCCAGGAGATGAACGCCACCGTCTACCGGCGCAACCCGGGGGTCGTCACGATCGCCGAGGAGTCCACGGCGTGGAACGGCGTGACCCGCCCGACACACCACGGCGGGCTCGGTTTCGGCCTGAAGTGGAACATGGGCTGGATGCACGACTCGCTCGTGTACGTCTCCAAGGAGCCCGTGCACCGCAAGTACCACCACAACGAGATGACGTTCTCGATGGTGTACGCCTACAGCGAGAACTACGTGCTGCCGATCTCGCACGACGAGGTGGTGCACGGCAAGCGGGCACTGGTCAGCAAGATGCCCGGCGACTGGTGGCAGCAGCGGGCCAACCATCGGGCGTACCTGGGCTTCATGTGGTCCCACCCGGGCAAGCAGCTGCTGTTCATGGGCCAGGAGTTCGCCCAGGGCGCGGAGTGGTCGGAGGGCCACGGCCCGGACTGGTGGCTGCTCGACCCGTCGTACGCGGCGGAGCCCGATCACCGCGGCGTGCGGGACCTGGTGCGCGAACTGAACGTGGTGTACGGCGAGACCCCCGCGCTGTGGCAGCTGGACACCGTGCCCGAGGGGTTCGCATGGGTGGACGGCGGCGCCTGGGAGGACAACGTCTTCGCCTTCCTGCGCTTCGACAAGCACGGCGCGCCGCTGCTCGCGGTGAGCAACTTCTCGCCGGTCGTGCGGCACGACTTCCGTCTGGGCGTTCCGGAATCGGTCACCGCCTGGAAGGAGGTCCTCAACACCGACGAGGAACGCTTCGGCGGCTCCGGCGTGCTCAACGCGGACCCGCTGAAGCCCGAGCAGGTCGAGTCGCACGGTCGGCGTGCGTCGATCGCCCCGACGCTGCCGCCGCTGGCGACGATCTGGTTCCGGCCGGCGTGA
- a CDS encoding maltokinase N-terminal cap-like domain-containing protein, which yields MSEAASTRTPLGLLPSLAPSLRRWLPGQRWFAGKGCAVAGFSLVSATELLPLDGPGPGLLHLLVRVRQREAPSPSSGDCYQLLIGVRETLPPALAPALIGHLTEGPLAGRTVYEGTRDPRLATLLLERLRTPGSLGPLRFDRFDGAPAIPADLPARPLDAEQSNSSLVYGDAYILKLFRRIHPGPNPDLELPLALARAGCERVPVPVAWYGTATPEPFTLGVLQPFLPGSRDGWVLALEALADDRPFLGEARALGRVTAEVHTALADALPTVKLGGPHTERLAAAMVRRLEAATRAVPALVPYAPRLRASFDAVEALGARGRTWAAQRVHGDLHLGQILRGPEDAPWSVIDFEGEPARPLTERCRPQPAVRDVAGMLRSFDYAARTHRPWNAAWAERCREAYCDGYAEAGGDDPRSEPELLRAYETDKAVYEVVYEARHRPDWLPVPMAAIERFAALD from the coding sequence ATGTCGGAGGCTGCATCCACCCGGACTCCGCTCGGTCTGCTTCCCTCGCTCGCCCCGTCGCTGCGCCGGTGGCTGCCCGGTCAGCGCTGGTTCGCGGGCAAGGGATGTGCGGTCGCAGGCTTCTCGCTCGTCTCCGCGACGGAGCTGCTGCCCCTGGACGGGCCGGGTCCAGGACTGCTGCATCTCCTCGTACGGGTCCGGCAGCGGGAAGCGCCCTCGCCGTCGTCCGGCGACTGCTACCAGTTGCTCATCGGTGTCCGCGAGACCCTGCCGCCGGCTCTCGCCCCCGCGCTGATCGGCCACCTCACCGAAGGGCCGCTCGCCGGCCGGACCGTGTACGAGGGAACCCGCGACCCGCGGCTCGCCACGCTCCTGCTGGAACGGCTGCGCACCCCGGGCTCGCTCGGCCCGCTGCGCTTCGACCGGTTCGACGGCGCGCCGGCGATCCCGGCGGACCTGCCCGCCCGGCCCCTGGACGCCGAACAGTCCAACTCCTCGCTGGTCTACGGCGACGCGTACATCCTCAAACTCTTCCGCCGTATCCACCCCGGCCCCAACCCCGATCTGGAGCTGCCGCTCGCCCTCGCCCGCGCCGGGTGCGAGCGGGTGCCGGTGCCGGTCGCCTGGTACGGAACGGCCACGCCGGAACCTTTCACCCTGGGCGTCCTCCAGCCGTTCCTGCCCGGCTCGCGCGACGGCTGGGTGCTCGCGCTGGAGGCCCTGGCGGACGACCGCCCCTTCCTCGGCGAGGCGCGCGCCCTGGGCCGGGTCACCGCCGAGGTGCACACCGCGCTCGCCGACGCCCTGCCGACGGTCAAGCTCGGCGGCCCGCACACCGAACGGCTGGCGGCGGCGATGGTCCGGCGGCTGGAGGCGGCGACCCGGGCGGTACCGGCGCTGGTGCCGTACGCGCCGCGGCTGCGCGCCTCCTTCGACGCGGTCGAGGCGCTCGGCGCGCGCGGCCGCACCTGGGCCGCCCAGCGGGTCCACGGCGACCTGCACCTGGGCCAGATACTGCGGGGCCCCGAGGACGCCCCGTGGTCCGTGATCGACTTCGAGGGCGAGCCCGCCAGGCCGCTCACCGAACGGTGCCGGCCGCAGCCCGCCGTACGCGACGTCGCCGGCATGCTCCGGTCCTTCGACTACGCGGCCCGTACGCACCGCCCCTGGAACGCGGCCTGGGCCGAACGGTGCCGCGAGGCGTACTGCGACGGGTACGCCGAGGCCGGCGGTGACGATCCGCGCTCGGAGCCCGAACTGCTGCGCGCGTACGAGACCGACAAGGCCGTCTACGAGGTCGTCTACGAGGCGAGGCACCGGCCGGACTGGCTGCCGGTGCCGATGGCCGCGATCGAACGTTTCGCCGCACTCGACTGA
- the treS gene encoding maltose alpha-D-glucosyltransferase → MIVNEPVHDTFEDTPARDRDPDWFKRAVFYEVLVRSFQDSNGDGVGDLKGITAKLDYLQWLGVDCLWLPPFFKSPLRDGGYDVADYTSVLPEFGDLADFVEFVDAAHQRGMRVIIDFVMNHTSDQHPWFQESRTDPDGPYGDYYIWADDDKQYQDARIIFVDTEASNWTFDPVRKQYYWHRFFSHQPDLNYENPAVQEEIISALRFWLDLGIDGFRLDAVPYLYQEEGTNCENLPRTHSFLKRVRKEIDTHYPDTVLLAEANQWPEDVVDYFGDYRAGGDECHMAFHFPVMPRIFMAVRRESRYPVSEILAKTPAIPKNCQWGIFLRNHDELTLEMVTDEERDYMYAEYAKDPRMRANIGIRRRLAPLLDNDRNQIELFTALLLSLPGSPILYYGDEIGMGDNIWLGDRDAVRTPMQWTPDRNAGFSSCDPGRLYLPTIMDPVYGYQVTNVEASMSSPSSLLHWTRRMIEIRKQNPAFGLGSYTELPSSNPAVLAFLRELPSQEEGGDDLVLCVHNFSRFAQPTELDLRTFAGRHPVELIGGVRFPPIGQWPYLLTLAGHGFYWFRLRKDAKAVAPKS, encoded by the coding sequence ATGATCGTGAATGAGCCCGTCCACGACACGTTCGAGGACACCCCCGCACGCGACCGCGACCCCGACTGGTTCAAGCGGGCCGTCTTCTACGAGGTCCTGGTCCGCTCCTTCCAGGACAGCAACGGCGACGGCGTCGGCGACCTGAAGGGCATCACCGCAAAGCTGGACTACCTCCAATGGCTGGGCGTGGACTGCCTGTGGCTGCCGCCGTTCTTCAAGTCCCCCCTGCGGGACGGCGGCTACGACGTCGCCGACTACACCTCCGTGCTGCCGGAGTTCGGTGACCTCGCCGACTTCGTGGAGTTCGTCGACGCCGCCCACCAGCGCGGCATGCGCGTCATCATCGACTTCGTCATGAACCACACCAGCGACCAGCACCCGTGGTTCCAGGAGTCCCGCACCGACCCGGACGGGCCCTACGGCGACTACTACATCTGGGCGGACGACGACAAGCAGTACCAGGACGCCCGGATCATCTTCGTCGACACCGAGGCGTCGAACTGGACCTTCGACCCGGTGCGCAAGCAGTACTACTGGCACCGCTTCTTCTCCCACCAGCCGGACCTCAACTACGAGAACCCCGCCGTGCAGGAGGAGATCATCTCCGCGCTGCGGTTCTGGCTGGACCTGGGCATCGACGGCTTCCGGCTGGACGCCGTGCCGTACCTGTACCAGGAGGAGGGCACCAACTGCGAGAACCTCCCGCGCACCCACTCCTTCCTCAAGCGGGTCCGCAAGGAGATCGACACCCACTACCCCGACACCGTGCTGCTGGCCGAGGCCAACCAGTGGCCGGAGGACGTCGTCGACTACTTCGGCGACTACCGCGCCGGCGGCGACGAGTGCCACATGGCCTTCCACTTCCCGGTGATGCCGCGGATCTTCATGGCCGTACGGCGCGAGTCCCGTTACCCGGTCTCGGAAATCCTGGCCAAGACACCGGCCATCCCGAAGAACTGCCAGTGGGGCATCTTCCTCCGCAACCACGACGAGCTGACCCTCGAGATGGTCACGGACGAAGAGCGCGACTACATGTACGCGGAGTACGCCAAGGATCCGCGGATGCGCGCCAACATCGGCATCCGCCGCCGCCTCGCCCCGCTGCTGGACAACGACCGCAACCAGATCGAGCTGTTCACCGCGCTGCTGCTGTCACTGCCCGGCTCACCGATCCTCTACTACGGGGACGAGATCGGGATGGGCGACAACATCTGGCTCGGCGACCGGGACGCGGTGCGCACGCCGATGCAGTGGACCCCCGACCGCAACGCGGGCTTCTCCTCCTGCGACCCGGGACGGCTCTACCTGCCGACCATCATGGACCCGGTCTACGGCTACCAGGTCACCAACGTCGAGGCGTCGATGTCGTCGCCGTCGTCACTGCTGCACTGGACCCGGCGGATGATCGAGATCCGTAAGCAGAATCCGGCCTTCGGGCTCGGGTCCTACACGGAGCTGCCCTCGTCCAACCCGGCCGTGCTCGCGTTCCTGCGGGAGCTGCCCTCCCAGGAGGAGGGCGGGGACGATCTGGTGCTGTGCGTCCACAACTTCTCGCGGTTCGCGCAGCCGACGGAGCTCGATCTGCGGACGTTCGCGGGACGGCATCCGGTGGAACTCATCGGCGGCGTACGGTTCCCGCCCATCGGGCAGTGGCCGTATCTGCTGACCCTCGCGGGTCACGGCTTCTACTGGTTCCGTCTGCGCAAGGACGCGAAGGCCGTCGCGCCCAAATCCTGA
- a CDS encoding HelD family protein: protein MSTEELRREQQFVSLVHERLDQLRDEAESALSSTIAQGGTGRQSRVERDIGVVEHSATLAALNAADSGLCFGRIDRRDGVTHHIGRTGIRRDDAERTPLLIDWRAPVARPFYLATGYEPMGLRRRRHITTQGRTVTALHDEIMDLADTTRTGYESHDADEVLLAALNSARTGRMGDIVSTIQAEQDRIIRAPQRGVLVVEGGPGTGKTAVALHRAAYLLYAHREQLAKRAVLIVGPNPAFLGYIGEVLPSLGETGVLLSTVGELFPGVHATGTDSSAAAEIKGRDAMAGVLAEAVRDRQQVPGKDAPLVVPHDDGDLVIDWGMAVEARHKARETGLPHNLARPHFVFRIIDDLTAQLADRIGADPYGGPNFLGPDDIAQLGKAIAASADVHAAIATLWPPLTPREFLADFLAEPTHLPEEEAALLRRATGPWTPADVPLLDEVAELLGEDDSAALARAEAERARQIAYAQGVLDVSYASRTYEFEDKDDEDSEVLAAHDIIDAERMAERQEEADHRSAAERAAADRTWAFGHIIVDEAQELSRMAWRLLMRRCPTRSMTLVGDPAQTGDAAGCASWRDILEPYVGDRFEHTTLGVNYRTPAEIMELAAEVRRSEDPEFRPPRSVRSTGVEPWEVTVEPAGLAATVAARVADAPHEGRIAVIAPASLHPALADALPGVAATGEPDLTQPVVLLDARTAKGLEFDTVIVAEPELIRSGSAHGVNDLYVAYTRATQRLGVVRAAR, encoded by the coding sequence TTGTCAACCGAGGAATTGCGGCGGGAACAGCAATTCGTCTCCCTCGTGCACGAGCGGCTCGATCAGCTCCGTGACGAGGCCGAATCCGCCCTGAGCAGCACGATCGCGCAGGGCGGGACCGGTCGGCAGTCGCGGGTGGAGCGGGACATCGGCGTCGTCGAGCACTCGGCGACGCTCGCCGCGCTGAATGCCGCGGACTCCGGGCTCTGTTTCGGACGCATCGACCGGCGCGACGGAGTGACGCATCACATCGGGCGCACCGGAATCCGCCGCGACGACGCGGAAAGGACACCGCTGCTGATCGACTGGCGGGCCCCGGTCGCGCGCCCGTTCTACCTCGCGACCGGTTACGAGCCGATGGGGCTGCGCCGCCGCCGGCACATCACCACACAGGGTCGGACGGTCACCGCGCTGCACGACGAGATCATGGATCTCGCCGACACCACCCGCACCGGTTACGAGTCCCACGACGCGGACGAGGTGCTCCTCGCCGCGCTGAACAGCGCCCGCACCGGACGGATGGGCGACATCGTGTCGACCATCCAGGCCGAGCAGGACCGGATCATCCGCGCCCCGCAGCGCGGTGTGCTCGTCGTCGAGGGCGGGCCCGGAACGGGGAAGACCGCCGTCGCGCTGCACCGGGCCGCGTATCTGCTGTACGCGCACCGGGAGCAGCTCGCCAAGCGCGCGGTGCTGATCGTCGGGCCCAACCCGGCGTTCCTCGGCTACATCGGGGAGGTGCTGCCCTCGCTCGGCGAGACGGGTGTGCTGCTGTCGACGGTGGGCGAGCTGTTCCCCGGCGTCCACGCCACCGGCACCGACAGCTCCGCCGCCGCCGAGATCAAGGGCCGTGACGCCATGGCCGGCGTACTGGCCGAGGCGGTGAGGGACCGGCAGCAGGTGCCCGGCAAGGACGCGCCGCTCGTCGTCCCGCACGACGACGGCGATCTCGTCATCGACTGGGGCATGGCCGTCGAGGCACGCCACAAGGCCCGCGAGACCGGGCTGCCGCACAACCTGGCCCGGCCGCACTTCGTGTTCCGGATCATCGACGATCTGACCGCCCAGCTCGCCGACCGCATCGGCGCCGACCCGTACGGCGGCCCCAACTTCCTCGGCCCCGACGACATCGCGCAGCTCGGCAAAGCGATCGCCGCCAGCGCCGACGTGCACGCCGCGATCGCCACGCTGTGGCCGCCGCTCACCCCGCGGGAGTTCCTCGCGGACTTCCTCGCCGAGCCGACGCATCTGCCGGAGGAGGAGGCCGCGCTGCTCAGACGTGCGACGGGCCCGTGGACACCCGCCGACGTGCCGCTCCTGGACGAGGTCGCGGAACTCCTCGGTGAGGACGACTCCGCCGCCCTGGCCCGTGCCGAGGCCGAACGCGCCCGGCAGATCGCCTACGCACAGGGCGTGCTCGACGTCTCGTACGCCTCGCGGACGTACGAGTTCGAGGACAAGGACGACGAGGACTCGGAGGTCCTCGCCGCGCACGACATCATCGACGCCGAGCGGATGGCGGAGCGGCAGGAGGAGGCCGACCACCGCAGTGCCGCGGAACGCGCCGCCGCCGACCGGACCTGGGCCTTCGGGCACATCATCGTCGACGAGGCGCAGGAGCTGTCGCGGATGGCGTGGCGGCTGCTGATGCGGCGCTGCCCCACCCGGTCGATGACGCTGGTCGGCGACCCGGCGCAGACCGGTGACGCGGCCGGCTGCGCTTCGTGGCGGGACATCCTCGAGCCGTACGTCGGTGACCGCTTCGAGCACACGACGCTCGGCGTCAACTACCGCACGCCCGCCGAGATCATGGAACTGGCGGCCGAGGTGCGGCGCAGCGAGGACCCGGAGTTCCGGCCGCCGCGCTCGGTGCGTTCCACGGGCGTCGAACCGTGGGAGGTCACCGTGGAACCGGCCGGCCTCGCCGCGACCGTCGCCGCCCGGGTCGCCGACGCGCCGCACGAGGGCCGGATCGCGGTGATCGCGCCCGCCTCGCTGCACCCCGCCCTGGCCGACGCGCTTCCCGGCGTGGCCGCCACCGGTGAGCCCGACCTCACGCAGCCCGTCGTGCTGCTCGACGCGAGGACGGCCAAGGGCCTGGAGTTCGACACCGTGATCGTGGCGGAGCCGGAGCTGATCCGCTCCGGCTCCGCGCACGGTGTGAACGATCTGTACGTGGCGTACACGCGGGCCACCCAGCGCCTGGGCGTGGTGCGCGCCGCCCGGTAG
- a CDS encoding MerR family transcriptional regulator, which yields MRIGELAERAGTTTRTLRYYESRGLLPARRAVNGYRTYDEDDLRLLRQIRTLQDFGFDLEETRPFVECLRAGHPAGDSCPASIAVYRTKLAELDALIGQLRSVRAQVGAQLMRAEAQLPQGPDPQCEFGG from the coding sequence ATGCGAATCGGCGAGCTCGCGGAGCGGGCCGGGACGACCACCCGCACCCTGCGCTACTACGAGTCCCGCGGGCTGCTGCCCGCCCGGCGTGCGGTGAACGGCTACCGCACCTACGACGAGGACGACCTGCGGCTGCTCCGGCAGATCCGGACCCTTCAGGACTTCGGGTTCGACCTGGAGGAGACCCGGCCGTTCGTCGAGTGCCTGCGCGCGGGCCATCCGGCGGGCGACTCGTGCCCGGCCTCGATCGCCGTCTACCGGACCAAGCTCGCCGAACTGGACGCCCTCATCGGGCAGTTGCGGTCCGTGCGGGCGCAGGTCGGTGCGCAGCTCATGCGGGCCGAGGCGCAACTGCCGCAAGGCCCGGACCCACAGTGCGAATTCGGAGGCTGA
- the trxA gene encoding thioredoxin, which produces MIHAEGVAAVTDTDFDTEVLGADRPVLVEFAADWCGPCRQLAPVLSAVAKEETARLKVLQIDADTNPETVTRYGVLSMPTLMVFHGGKPVKSMVGARPKRRLLQELEDVLG; this is translated from the coding sequence ATGATCCACGCAGAAGGTGTCGCCGCCGTGACGGACACGGACTTCGACACCGAGGTGCTGGGCGCGGACCGCCCGGTTCTCGTCGAGTTCGCCGCGGACTGGTGCGGCCCCTGCCGCCAGCTCGCCCCGGTGCTGAGCGCGGTCGCGAAGGAGGAGACGGCACGGCTGAAGGTGCTCCAGATCGACGCGGACACCAATCCGGAGACGGTCACGCGCTACGGCGTGCTGTCCATGCCGACCCTGATGGTCTTCCACGGGGGCAAGCCCGTGAAGTCCATGGTCGGCGCCCGTCCCAAGCGCCGGCTCCTGCAGGAACTGGAGGACGTGCTCGGCTGA